From the genome of Bacteroidota bacterium:
ATGGCGACAGATACCGGCATGACCAACGTCGTGCGTTCGGGAGTGGCGACCACAAGCGACACCATTGATCATACGCTCAAAGTCGACGTCACGGGTCTCAATGCCGGGACTTGGTACTACTATCGCTTTGAATACCAAGGGCGCTATTCCTTGACCGGCCGCACTTACACGGCTCCGACGGGCGCCGTTGATTCGCTGCGTTTTGGGGTGGTCTCCTGCTCCAACTACGAAGCGGGCTACTTCAATGCCTACGGCGCCTTGGCGCAACGCAACGATCTCTACGGCATTTTCCACCTCGGAGACTATATCTACGAAGGTGGCGGTGACGGGCAAGACGACCGGGACCACGATCCCGACCACGAAATCATCGACCTCACCGACTACCGCATTCGCCACAGTCAGCACAAACTTGACGAAGACCTGCGTTGCCTCCATCAGATGTACCCCTTTGTCACCGTTTGGGACGACCATGAGAGCGCAAATGACAGCTACAAAGACGGCGCAGAAAACCATTCGCCGGGAAGCGAAGGCCCTTGGGCGGACCGCAAAACAGCTGCGATTCAGGCCTACAAGGAATGGATGCCGTTGCGCGATCCCGATCCGGGCAACCGCGAGCGCATTTGGCGCACCTTGCACTATGGCAACCTCATGGACTTGATCATGCTCGACACCCGCCTCTACGCGCGCGACGAGCAAGTTTCGGGTGGCGGAATTGACGACATCACCCGCAACTTGATCGGCCCCGAGCAGCTCGGATGGCTCAGCAATGAATTGGAAAATTCGACGGCGCAGTGGAAGGTGTTGGGGCAGCAGGTGATGATGGCTCCTTTGGAGGTGCCCTTCCTCGGCCCTGTCAATACCGACCAATGGGATGGCTACCGCGCCGAACGTCAGCGCCTTTACGACAGCATCCTCACCAAACAAATTGATAATGTGGTCGTGCTCACGGGCGACATCCACAGTGCTTGGGCCAATGATTTGCCGACCGGAAACTATATCCCCAACACCGGTGCCGGGTCTGTCGGCGTCGAATTTGTCTGCACGAGCATCACGAGTACCAATTCGGTGGTGAATGTGCCGATTAACATCATCAATGCCGCCAATCCGCATATTAAATACGTGAATCTTGCCGACCATGGGTATTCGATTTTGGATTTGAACCAAGTGCGGGCACAAAACGACTATTGGTATGTGACCAATGTCTCGAACGCCAACCAATACGGCGACTCCTGGGAGGAATCATGGTACTGTGCCGACACGACCGCACATTTGCAGCAAGCTGCTGATACAAGCCGGCCATCCTTGGCAGTGCAAGCAATTCAGCCACCCAAGTTTCCGCCCAATTTGGCGATTGCCGTCGATGATCCAACGACCACCGATGGTTTGGTGGCCTTGCTGGGCGGATATCCGAATCCGTTTCATACGGAGTTCATGCTCAAGTACTACCTCCATGCCAATGCCCGCGTGCGCATCCGCCTGCTGGACCTGAACGGGCGCGTGATCGAGGAGCAAAATCCGGGAAAGCAAGGGACAGGTCTGCACATCGCTGAATTTTCGCAGCCGCAACTCGCCAATGGCATGTATATCGCCGAGCTCAGTGTCAATGGCCGCACGACTTCTCAACGGATGATCAAATACTGAAACATGGAAAAGGTGGACATTGAAAGAGTTGTGGCTTCAGCGCCAGCCTATTATCACAATTACATTCGCAAAGCAGGCGAAGGGGATTTGCTGGAAAGTATGGAATCCCAAATCGAGGAAGCGCGCGACTTCTTCGGAATCCAATGTCATGACTTGCGTGACTTCCGGTATGCGCCCGGCAAATGGACACCCACGGAAGTTTTGGGCCATTTGACCGACAGCGAACGCATTTTCCAGTACCGCGCAGTCCGATTCGCCAGAAATGACAAGACGGAATTGCCAGGATACGAAGAGAATGACTACGTGGCTGCTGCCAATTTCACCGCACGCGGCATGGAAAGCCTGTTGGATGAATTCGAATACATGCGCAGGGCCGGCATTGTCCTTCTATCCTCGTTGACGGAGGAGGAAAGGTGGCGTTCTGGCATCGCCAACGGCAATCCGATCAGCGTCTATGCACTTTTTTACGCCAATGTCGGGCATTTCAACCACCACGTGGGAGTGGTGAGAGTGAAAAGTGAAAAGTTACAGTGAAAAGTGATCAGTGAGAAGTGAAAAGTTTACTTTGGCGGCACCGCAGACTTTTCACTTATAGTTTTTCACTTTTCACTTTTCACTTCTCCGGGAATCTGAATCCGTCGAGGAACATCTGTTGCGCATTGAAAATGGGGTACTCTTCGGCTCCGTAGAGGAGTAAGACGGCAAGAAACTCGCCATTGCACCAAGATTTTACCGCGTATTGCAGCTCGTCGGCATCTTCCCAGTAATCGATCACACCGACGGCACCGGGGGCACTTTCCAAGGTATGGCCGAGGCCATAGCCTGCTGATCCAGTCACGCCAAATTGTGTTTGCAAAAAGTCGAGATAGCTTGTGATCATGTCGTTCATCGTCTCCTTGTCGTTGCCGATGGGTTCGCTGAACTTGACCAGGATCACCGCAAAATTGAAGTCGTTGTGGGTCACTTCGCCGGTAAATACCTCTGAATTGTCTTCGCTGAGGCTCATTTCAAAGGCACCCGGATCGCCTGGCAGATAGACATTGCAACCTGTTTCCGCGATGGCATACTTGGCGAATCGTGGAACGGATTGGCTCCAAGCGACCGTTGTGAGCACGAGCAGTAGGGGAAGGATGAAGAAACGTTTCATAGATGCTTTCAATCGTTTTTTAAATGTAATGGCAAAAACCGTGCAAGGAACAGGGTGGGCCAATGAATTTTTGAATGAAGGG
Proteins encoded in this window:
- a CDS encoding DinB family protein — protein: MEKVDIERVVASAPAYYHNYIRKAGEGDLLESMESQIEEARDFFGIQCHDLRDFRYAPGKWTPTEVLGHLTDSERIFQYRAVRFARNDKTELPGYEENDYVAAANFTARGMESLLDEFEYMRRAGIVLLSSLTEEERWRSGIANGNPISVYALFYANVGHFNHHVGVVRVKSEKLQ
- a CDS encoding alkaline phosphatase D family protein, with the translated sequence MRHLSTILCFLLLFSSLQAQKPGDIVARTTLDSRFAPFYHGVASGDPMPDRVMIWTRVTTQDLGPIQVNWAMATDTGMTNVVRSGVATTSDTIDHTLKVDVTGLNAGTWYYYRFEYQGRYSLTGRTYTAPTGAVDSLRFGVVSCSNYEAGYFNAYGALAQRNDLYGIFHLGDYIYEGGGDGQDDRDHDPDHEIIDLTDYRIRHSQHKLDEDLRCLHQMYPFVTVWDDHESANDSYKDGAENHSPGSEGPWADRKTAAIQAYKEWMPLRDPDPGNRERIWRTLHYGNLMDLIMLDTRLYARDEQVSGGGIDDITRNLIGPEQLGWLSNELENSTAQWKVLGQQVMMAPLEVPFLGPVNTDQWDGYRAERQRLYDSILTKQIDNVVVLTGDIHSAWANDLPTGNYIPNTGAGSVGVEFVCTSITSTNSVVNVPINIINAANPHIKYVNLADHGYSILDLNQVRAQNDYWYVTNVSNANQYGDSWEESWYCADTTAHLQQAADTSRPSLAVQAIQPPKFPPNLAIAVDDPTTTDGLVALLGGYPNPFHTEFMLKYYLHANARVRIRLLDLNGRVIEEQNPGKQGTGLHIAEFSQPQLANGMYIAELSVNGRTTSQRMIKY